One genomic window of Gossypium hirsutum isolate 1008001.06 chromosome D11, Gossypium_hirsutum_v2.1, whole genome shotgun sequence includes the following:
- the LOC107930874 gene encoding T-complex protein 1 subunit theta yields MAISMQPHGIQSMLKEGHKHLSGLDEAVLKNIDACKQLSTITRTSLGPDGMNKMVINHLDKLFVTNDAATIVNELEVQHPAAKILVLAGKAQQEEIGDGANLTISFAGELLQNAEELVRTGLHPSEIISGYTKAITKTLEILEELVEKGSETMDVRNKEQVVSRMKAAVASKQYGLEDILSSHIADACIQVCPKNPVNFDVDNVRVSKLVGGVLHNCTVIRGMVLKGDAVGSIKRVEKAKVAVFATGVDSSATETKGTVLIHSAEQLENYAKTEEAKVEELIKAVADSGAKVIVSGGAVGEMALHFCDRYKLMVLKISSKFELRRFCRTTGTSALLKLSQPKPDDLGFVDSISVEEIGGSRVTVVRSEDGGNKVATVVLRGSTDSILDDLERAVDDGVNTYKAMCRDSRIVPGAAATEIELARRLKEFSFKETGLDQYAIAKFAESFELVPRTLAENAGLNPMDIISKLYEKHASGNAKVGIDLRGDDPEDGVCKDVSTVNVWDLYVTKFLALKYAADAACTVLRVDQIIMAKPAGGPARRDQPAGMDED; encoded by the exons atggcgATCTCAATGCAACCTCATGGCATACAATCGATGCTTAAGGAAGGTCACAAGCATCTCTCAGGTCTCGATGAAGCTGTTTTGAAAAACATAGATGCTTGCAAGCAACTCTCAACAATCACCCGCACTTCCCTCGGCCCCGACG GAATGAATAAGATGGTTATTAATCATTTAGACAAGCTCTTTGTTACCAATGATGCTGCTACCATTGTCAATGAGCTTGAGGTTCAGCATCCGGCGGCAAAGATATTAGTTCTGGCGGGTAAGGCTCAGCAAGAGGAAATTGGTGATGGGGCTAATTTGACAATTTCTTTTGCCGGAGAGCTTCTCCAAAATGCTGAGGAGCTTGTTAGGACTGGCTTGCATCCGAGTGAGATAATCAGTGGATATACTAAAGCGATTACTAAA ACACTTGAGATTTTGGAGGAGCTTGTAGAGAAAGGTTCTGAAACTATGGATGTACGGAATAAAGAGCAAGTTGTTAGTCGAATGAAAGCTGCTGTTGCTAGCAAACAATATGGACTGGAAGATATATTGTCTTCCCACATAGCTGAT GCTTGCATCCAAGTATGCCCCAAGAACCCTGTGAACTTTGATGTTGATAATGTCCGTGTGTCAAAGCTTGTTGGAGGAGTTTTGCATAATTGCACAGTGATTAGGGGAATGGTTTTAAAAGGTGATGCTGTGGGAAGTATAAAACGTGTGGAGAAGGCGAAG GTGGCTGTGTTTGCAACTGGTGTTGATTCATCTGCTACTGAAACAAAGGGAACTGTTTTGATTCACTCTGCTGAGCAG CTAGAGAATTATGCAAAAACTGAAGAAGCTAAGGTTGAGGAGCTCATTAAAGCAGTTGCTGATTCTGGTGCCAAAGTTATCGTTAGTGGTGGAGCTGTCGGGGAAATGGCATTGCATTTCTGTGACCGTTACAA GTTAATGGTCTTGAAAATTAGCTCAAAGTTTGAACTACGACGCTTCTGCCGCACAACAGGCACTTCTGCTCTT CTGAAACTCAGCCAACCAAAGCCAGATGATTTGGGATTTGTTGATTCAATTTCAGTTGAGGAAATCGGTGGTTCTCGG GTCACTGTTGTGAGAAGTGAAGATGGGGGTAACAAGGTTGCCACTGTGGTTCTGCGAGGAAGTACTGATAGTATATTGGATGATCTTGAAAGAGCTGTTGATGATGGAGTCAATACATATAAG GCAATGTGCAGGGATAGTCGTATAGTACCTGGAGCTGCTGCTACAGAAATCGAGTTGGCGAGAAGACTGAAAGAGTTCTCCTTCAAGGAAACAGG ATTGGATCAGTATGCCATTGCTAAGTTTGCTGAAAGTTTTGAATTGGTACCGAGAACCCTGGCAGAGAATGCTGGACTCAATCCAATGGATATTATTTCTAAGTTGTATGAAAAGCATGCATCTGGGAATGCTAAAGTGGGCATCGACTTGAGGGGAGACGACCCTGAGGATGGTGTTTGCAAGGATGTCTCAAccgtgaatgtttgggacctttATGTCACTAA GTTTTTGGCTCTCAAATATGCTGCAGATGCTGCCTGCACTGTGTTGCGTGTAGATCAG ATTATCATGGCGAAACCAGCTGGAGGTCCAGCGAGGAGAGATCAACCGGCAGGAATGGATGAGGACTAA
- the LOC121203611 gene encoding TMV resistance protein N: protein MSSLLSTSSSISRKKYDVFLSFRGEDTRKNFTDHLYDALNRTGIVTFRDDPKLETGEEIAPELFNAIQQSWCSVIVFSETYAFSGWCLEELAEIVKQKNDKGHKVFPIFYHVDPSDLRKQKEKVEEAFAKHEERYKEDKDKIQKWRNALTEVANIKGWHLNNRHESGFIRDVVKKISAKLCQTYPVVHDELVGISLHLEELYSKINIGEDDVRIIGICGMGGIGKTTLARVAYTQMLPHFQGKCFLADIREVSNKHGLVSLQKQLLSQIFPDECFNFFNVHEGNAIISHRLSSKKVLVVLDDVDNIQHLKCLVGRRDWFNLGSRIIVTTRDEHLLRSYRINDVYKPTILNPNDALRLFNLKAFDGDTTPKVDFIELSEHAVHYAGGLPLALEVLGSFLCGRDIVQWRSAIERLKQDSSKKILDTLRISFDGLEEGEKNIFLDIACFFNGEKKDLVMEVLDGCGFFPDIGIDVLIKKSLIKVDDDNKYLWMHALLQEMGRKIVEEKCVDEPGKRCRLWKERDIHHVLTKNTATEVVEGMIIDNKWESSKMFNLSADTFSKMKNLRLLKLFSTSNCDDLKYISNELRLLDWTGYPLRFLPSNFHPDNLVALLLPYSHIEQLWKENRPLFKLKMINLKGSQNLIKTPDFTTAPKLETLIMEGCTRLVDVHPSIGVLKSLKLLNLRDCKSLRSLPTKIGMESLETLILSGCSNLARFPDIDGKMEHLKTLHLSGCFKVEYLPENLQQSESLEELDLSETAIKEPSSFLSQLKKLKVLSFSGCKGPSYKSRPNLPFLFKVIQGRRTNPIAPMLPLLSGLSSLRKLNLRDCNLCEGDIPRDISSLSSLTDVDLSGNNFISIPASLTQLSKLWFLDLSNCNMCTLGEADIHGLSSLSYLYLRGNNFITIALAPTQLSRLKLLGLSNCKMLKSLPELLTSIADLRINDCSSLEVVASPSKVRNLVDRGSITAINCFKLAENINALTLLKKHLKAFANSRKMFTIVMPGSEIPEWFSQQKSDSSIKIPVPKDSQWIGVASCCIFINNDASRDDEVINCSAFICCRNSEQASCDGSIFRGRNRRQIDWSGRLVGKRFNEPIMKDHLFLRYWSRDKLYPISMEDKYGDCETNNLWATDCLDQKWDELEVSFAHPFEGSAKVKKCGVRIVHEKDLEEIKELQCHTTQSSPNFEHIHQHSAHNDGSTDSTSHIKRKANIYDEAEEEGPQPKRMQKFFNFMVRQWGKKH from the exons ATGTCGTCGTTACTTTCGACTTCCTCGTCCATTTCTAGAAAGAAATACGATGTGTTCTTGAGTTTTAGAGGTGAAGATACTCGCAAGAATTTTACGGATCATCTCTACGATGCTCTAAATAGAACTGGGATCGTCACTTTTAGAGATGATCCAAAGTTGGAAACTGGTGAAGAGATCGCACCGGAACTCTTCAACGCAATTCAGCAATCATGGTGCTCTGTAATCGTTTTTTCTGAGACCTATGCCTTTTCAGGTTGGTGCTTGGAGGAGCTTGCGGAGATTGTTAAACAAAAAAATGACAAGGGTCATAAAGTTTTTCCAATTTTCTACCATGTTGATCCATCcgatttaagaaaacaaaaagaaaaagttgaagaagCCTTTGCCAAACACGAAGAAAGATACAAGGAAGATAAAGACAAGATCCAAAAGTGGCGAAATGCTTTGACTGAAGTGGCTAACATCAAGGGATGGCATTTAAATAATAG GCACGAATCAGGGTTTATTAGAGACGTTGTTAAGAAGATATCAGCAAAATTATGTCAGACATATCCAGTTGTTCATGATGAGTTGGTTGGAATTAGTTTACATTTGGAGGAGTTGTATTCGAAAATAAATATTGGGGAAGACGATGTCCGCATTATAGGAATTTGCGGAATGGGTGGCATCGGTAAAACAACTCTTGCGAGGGTTGCTTACACTCAAATGTTACCTCATTTTCAAGGTAAATGCTTTCTTGCTGATATTCGAGAAGTTTCAAACAAACATGGACTTGTTTCTTTACAGAAACAACTTCTTTCTCAAATCTTTCCGGATGAATGCTTCAATTTTTTCAATGTTCATGAAGGGAATGCCATAATCAGCCACCGGTTGTCTAGTAAAAAGGTTCTTGTTGTTCTTGATGATGTTGATAACATACAACACTTGAAATGCTTGGTTGGAAGGCGTGATTGGTTCAATTTAGGGAGTAGGATCATTGTAACAACAAGAGATGAACATTTGCTCCGATCTTATCGAATCAATGATGTGTATAAGCCTACAATATTGAATCCCAACGATGCACTAAGGCTTTTCAATTTGAAAGCTTTTGACGGTGATACAACGCCGAAAGTTGATTTCATTGAGCTTTCTGAACATGCTGTACATTATGCTGGTGGTCTTCCCTTAGCTCTTGAAGTTTTGGGTTCATTTTTGTGTGGTAGAGATATAGTTCAATGGAGAAGTGCAATCGAAAGACTTAAACAAGATTCTAGCAAAAAAATTCTTGACACACTAAGAATTAGCTTTGATGGATTGGAAGAAGGGGAGAAGAATATATTTCTAGATATAGCATGCTTTTTCAATGGGGAGAAAAAGGATTTGGTAATGGAAGTATTGGATGGTTGTGGGTTTTTTCCAGATATTGGAATCGATGTTCTTATTAAGAAATCTCTCATAAAAGTTGATGATGATAACAAATATTTGTGGATGCATGCCTTGTTGCAAGAAATGGGAAGAAAAATTGTTGAAGAAAAATGTGTTGATGAACCCGGAAAACGTTGTAGATTATGGAAGGAAAGAGATATCCATCATGTTCTAACAAAAAACACG GCTACCGAAGTGGTTGAAGGCATGATCATCGACAATAAATG GGAATCAAGCAAGATGTTCAATTTGAGCGCCGATACCTTCTCGAAGATGAAAAATTTGAGATTGCTCAAACTGTTTAGCACATCAAATTGTGATGATCTCAAATATATTTCTAATGAACTACGGCTTTTAGATTGGACAGGATATCCTTTAAGATTTTTGCCTTCAAACTTCCACCCAGATAATCTTGTTGCACTTCTTTTACCATATAGTCATATTGAACAACTATGGAAGGAGAATAGA CCCTTGTTTAAGTTGAAAATGATCAACCTCAAAGGGTCCCAAAACCTGATCAAGACACCTGACTTCACAACAGCACCAAAACTTGAAACTTTGATTATGGAAGGTTGTACCAGATTAGTAGATGTCCATCCATCAATCGGAGTGCTTAAGAGCCTTAaacttttgaatttaagagaCTGCAAAAGTCTTAGGAGTCTTCCAACCAAAATTGGAATGGAGTCTCTTGAAACATTAATTCTTTCAGGTTGCTCAAATCTTGCAAGGTTTCCAGATATCGATGGGAAAATGGAACATCTAAAAACTCTTCATCTTTCTGGTTGTTTCAAAGTTGAATATTTACCAGAGAATTTGCAGCAATCAGAATCTTTGGAAGAGCTTGACTTGAGTGAAACAGCCATAAAAGAACCATCATCCTTCCTTTCTCAATTGAAAAAACTTAAAGTTTTGTCTTTCAGTGGATGCAAGGGACCATCATATAAGTCACGACCAAATTTGCCTTTTCTTTTCAAGGTAATCCAAGGAAGAAGGACGAATCCCATAGCTCCCATGTTGCCTTTGTTGTCAGGTTTGAGTTCATTAAGAAAGCTAAATCTAAGGGACTGCAATCTTTGTGAAGGAGATATTCCACGTGATATTTCTAGTCTATCCTCCTTGACAGATGTTGATCTTAGTGGTAACAATTTCATCAGCATACCTGCATCTCTGACTCAGCTCTCGAAGCTTTGGTTTCTTGATTTGTCAAATTGCAACATGTGCACACTTGGTGAAGCAGATATTCATGGTCTATCCTCTTTGAGTTATCTTTATCTTAGGGGTAACAATTTCATCACCATTGCTTTGGCTCCTACTCAACTTAGCAGGCTTAAGTTACTGGGATTATCAAATTGCAAGATGCTTAAATCGTTGCCAGAGCTTCTAACAAGTATAGCAGATCTGCGTATAAATGATTGCTCTTCACTTGAAGTAGTTGCAAGTCCATCAAAAGTGCGCAATTTAGTGGATAGGGGTTCCATTACAGCCATTAACTGCTTCAAATTGGCTGAGAATATCAATGCATTAACACTGCTGAAAAAACATCTTAAG GCATTCGCAAATTCAAGAAAAATGTTTACCATTGTTATGCCCGGAAGTGAAATCCCAGAATGGTTTAGCCAACAAAAAAGTGACTCTTCAATTAAGATACCCGTTCCGAAAGATAGTCAATGGATTGGAGTTGCTTCTTGCTGCATTTTTATCAATAATGATGCTTCAAGGGATGACGAGGTTATCAATTGTAGTGCATTTATCTGTTGCAGAAATTCTGAACAAGCCAGCTGTGATGGATCTATTTTTCGAGGTAGAAATCGTAGACAGATTGATTGGAGCGGCAGGTTGGTGGGTAAAAGATTTAACGAGCCCATAATGAAAGATCACCTTTTTCTTCGTTATTGGTCGCGTGATAAACTATATCCAATTTCCATGGAGGATAAATATGGTGACTGTGAAACCAATAATTTATGGGCAACAGATTGCTTAGATCAGAAATGGGATGAGCTTGAGGTGTCTTTCGCACATCCATTTGAAGGCAGTGCTAAGGTGAAGAAGTGTGGTGTTAGAATAGTGCATGAGAAAGATTTggaagaaataaaagagttgcaGTGCCATACCACTCAATCCTCTCCAAATTTTGAACACATCCATCAACACTCAGCTCACAACGATGGATCAACAGATAGCACTTCTCACATAAAACGAAAAGCTAATATCTACGATGAAGCGGAGGAAGAAGGGCCGCAACCAAAACGGATGcagaaatttttcaattttatggtGCGCCAATGGGGGAAGAAGCATTAA